ttaattattgcgagcaatgtttctacgaaattgatgctctcgttaattgaattgaagagagcaataatggaattaatgcgcgcatcaaatctattattgctctcattacttcaattgatgctctcatcaattgaattgaagagagcaataattgaattaattcgcgcatcaaatctattattgctctcattaattcaattgatgagagcatcaattgaattgaaagagcaataattgaattaatgggcgcattaaatcaattattgctctcattaattcaactgatgcgcgcattaattcaattgatgagagtaataattgaattaaagcgcgcattaattcatttgatgaaagcaataattgaatgtgtgcattaattcaattaaagataccttcaattatttgagtttatgtaaatttggcgctccatataaaACTCGGAAATTTTGGTCAAATTGGTATTGAATTAATGTCTCTAGAAGAATATCGTGATTCACTAAATCAAATGCCTTACTGAAATCTTTAAATGTAATGCCAATTAGTTCACCACGATCTATTGCATTCAGACAACTTTCTGTCAGAGTGAAGTTCTCTAAATCCTGATTGTGATTGTGTTAATAGATCAAAAATTGTAGTAAAGTTTCGGATAAGCTTTGCAATATGTTTTCCatcaattttgattttactGACAGAAATTGGCCCAtacagtggttctggagaagaagtcgaaaatgtaaaaagtttacagacagacggacggacggacggccagacgacggacaacaggcgatcagaaaagctcacttgagctttcagttcaggtaAGCTAATAATCAAATCCGCTGAGATTCCTTTTATCTATTCAAATAAACCTTAGGGTCTCGGTGCTTTCATACCTCGATCGGTATTATCGATGATAATATATATGCCCGATTCGCCTCGGTGTCATAATAATTTATGCTTCGGGATATGCAAAATGCGGCCCCTCTGGAGGCATTACTACAAAAACAGTCAGGCATTGGTGTTTGTTTTCGATAGTGTTGACAGGGAGAGAATTACAGAAGCAAGAGAGTTACTTTATAGTATCCCTACAGAGGATGAATTGAACGGTGTTCCTGTTGCTATTGCTCTCAATAAAAGGGATCTTCCAGACTGCATGACAAGAGAGGAGATGGTGGAAAAGTTAGATTTGAGGAAAATTCAGAAACAGAGACCCTGTGAAGCTTTTCTGACGACAGTTAAACCCACTGCTGAAGTGGACTCGGAATTTGATAAATTGTTGGAGTGGATTACAAAGGAAACAGCCAAAAGACGAAAGGCTTTTTCTCCGAAAAATCAAAAGGTGGACCCTTTCTCATACATTTGGCAACCAATAATGAAAGTGAAGAACATGATGTTTAACTGACGAGATTTGATATAAGTAGTAGAACTATCTACTAGGATTGGTCTTGAACAATTTCtagagtatttttttttttttttagagacaTGCCACGAAATTCCTAACAAAATCTCATGTgtagaaaaaccgttataaatcagtgaccacaattaagagataagcgacggctactattaatcagcatgtaatatggtcCTATTGAAGCCATCGAATTCAAGaccggacgggatttcttggcatgaCTTCTAATAGTTAGATATtgttattgaaaaaataaatggatgATGTCacatacttttatttacaagtTATGAAATAATTTCACAGACAGCGATACCTACACCATCTGTACCATGTGTTTGGACATTACACTTTTGACAATGAAGTTGACTAAAGCTCATCACGTCCATTAATAATTTTCCGTTTGATGAAATTAATCTTATATCCAAGATTGTTAACAAACAATGTTATCAATTATCTGAAATTCATAGTGAATGTTCAAACCATTCTTCTCCATAGAGAAAACATTATCAACTGAATTAATTTGCAGTCAAGTTGTGGATTTGACACGGACATAGAAAACGGTGTTGAAAAAGCATATTGTATAATGATAGAAACAtttgtgtacatgcatgtatatcttAATGCATAATGCAGataatgatattacatgtagttagcATTCAAACTATTGTAGAatgttgttttggttttttcagAAGTGGAAATTGTCGgaaatttatattaaaaaaaaaatttaaaattgatctattaaacaaaacaaaatctgcATTGTGATGTATTTTTTCTCCACAACATTGTTTTGTATAACAAATGAATTGACAGAAAAATTATGCTAGCCTAACATTTACACTTTAGAGTtctaatgaatggaaaaaaTAAGATTTCAGATGGTGAAATGGATTCATTTTACTTATGTACAAGTACATGGGCATGTATATGTTCAGTGtccattttcaattatttcaacaacaaaaaagtccTTGAGAGTACATCAAtgttaatgaattaaattcaaTAGTGTATGTGCCTTTTGAGGCTGTTGCCATGTAAGGTATCTCTTTGtttctttctgttttatctTGTGTACAATGTTGTGGATGTTACCATCGATGAATTGTCAACTGTCAATTGATAACGCCCATACTAACATTTAGGCAAATAATCATTTATAGGTATTCTTCAGAAGTTTTCCTCCATGCAAAATCTCTCTTTTTGAATACTTTCAGAGATAACGTATATGAACTGTACTAAACCTTATCCtgcaatgaataaaaaaaaaaagtacagtTGCCAAATTCATAGTAACGTCCATACCAAAATTTAAGTTGATACGAAATCAGATACACTTGAGAAATCTGTTTCAAAACACATTGATATAACAGAGATGGTCATTTTCATACATGTTTCAATTTTTGGacaaataaatatgaagtaACGTCCATAACATTTCCACAGGgtccaaataaatcaaaatgtctCGAAAGTATGATGACAAACTATCTTTTCAGTTTCAAATCCTGGAAAAGCAATgattgaacatttgttttgtaaaagaaaatatgctAATTTTAATTCTTCGACTgtacaaattaaaatttcagttcataaaaattgttgaatatcTGAGAATGACCCTTTAAAAAGTTAGTTgctccctctctctgtgtagAACAGATGTTAAcaattatgcagtttacgtgcataacTGGCGTATGACCTGCGTGTAAACTACAGGATACAGTACCAATCACTGCTGTAAATGTGATAACCGTGCAGTTAATGATATCTCAAAATGAAGGGCGCCGATTCTGTTAAAATTATCACTGTCGATTTcgtaataataaaaaatattcttccGTGTTTCATGTTTTAATTGACGAGTTACAGAGTTACAACATACAGAAATAAAGCAATTACTTTGTACATTGTATTAGAGAAAggcatttttcatatttaatccctaatttgaattatacatcgtatatatacattctacatgtacatcgttACATTGTTTTCGTTATGAAATGTCCTATGCTCTGATAAACTCCTTTACTCACAAGTACTCgtacaaggaaaattcaaaccaTGAACAGACCACTTACTTACTTATACTTACTTGAATTAACATTGCTTGACCTGACTTTTACATACACATCTTATATCtcacattttatcaaaataacatagaaatatacattaAGTACAAGGCCCATTACAGTCTTTATGGCAGATCAACCCTCATGGGACTTATCAGACTTCATGGCTCAAAGCAGAAAAGTTGTATTGATTTCCTCTTACTATAGATTAATATATTCAATAActgaagaaaatatatatgttgccagatttttaaagatgtcagtcatacaaaaacaaaagtttaCATCAACATCAAAAAGTCGCCACATTTTCATAGACATTAAAtagcatgataaaaatatataaaaacctggttaaaatgacaaaattttaatttcatcagtttaaaaaaaaactgcttCTTTATAAAGATCTatgaattaattgtggatatcaaGGAAATCATTGTATTATAACcgtataatatataaataccagcataggagttattgtccttgaaaacatttttgtgatattatagataattgattattttatttatagaaaatataaatctcttcaatatcaaattgtttaccagattttctttttttataataCCCAGTGAATAAGATTCCTTCTAAAGATAAATTTTTATCAAgcacaaataatgaaataaagatttttcaaaaatctataTGACTTCACACTTTATCCTATCTGCGTCATTCCTTTTACAGTTGAAATGCATGGCATCagtcaaacattttgtttttcattttcattattggTTGCCAAATAAATGAAGAGAGAGAGCccacttttttattttttggagaTTCATTTTGACTTTTTCCAGTTTCTCTAGTAATCCACTCAAGAAATTTATCATTCTCCGTGTCCACATCAGAAGTTGGTTTGGTTGTCGTGAGAAAAGTTTCGCAAGGTCTCTGTTCctgaatttttcccaaatctaACTTTTCCACCATCTCTTCTCTTGTCATGCAGTCTGGAAAATCCCTTTTATTGAGAGCGATCGCCATAGGAACGTCGTTCAAATCATCAACGATCAAAAAACTATGGAGAAAATCTCTTGCTTCCATAATTTTCTCTTTGTCGACACTATCGACAACTAAAACCAGAGCCTGGATGTTTGGGTAGATATATTTCCAGAGCGGCCTACTTCTGTCCCGGGTGCCAACAATCCACATCATCACATTCTCAGCACTGACCTCAACTGCTTCAACATTAATTCTTTCACCCGGTTTGAAATAACACAGAATGCTAGATTTACCTGCGGCATCTAAACCCAATATCAGAATTCTGCCACGATCCTGGCGGCGAAACTTACCAGTCTGGTTCCCCATCTCTTCTGAAAGTCATGATATGTCAGCTTCCATGGATGTTTTATAGTTACAGAAAGTATTTctatttttgatatttctatttatagatatttaatattaGATTTACCGTCATCTGATGTTACCTCATTGGAATATCGATCCCGAtgcaaaatattgttataaCCAGTGTGGTTTACAATGGGAAATTATAAATGTTTCTGAAAAATCCTTGAACCATTACACATACTAGTAATACAGAACCATACAATATCACAAATGCATGAAAAAGCTCTTTAAACTGTGATGAATATACAAATGAAATTACCTCATTGACAGAAATTCTTTTAGAATTAACAAAGACCCAATGAATTCATTAGGATAATAATACCTTGAAATTTCACATTGGGACCAAGATTTAGAGTCTAGGACGTGGCAAAGACCATGAATCATGGTCCAGAGGTGGTATTTTGTAATCCCACGCAagtttactatgaatgatttgtaataggaagggagaaaatgcaccGGACcggactgggattcgaacccgggcagTCCAGAATCTCTAGGCatgtgctctaccaactgagctatctgctTTTTGAAAACAGAATCATTTTTTGGAAAGGTGTGTATAATCAATACTCTTGctatatcaaaatttatcatatacagAAATATACTCGATTATCCAAAAGATCAAACAATCTTGTttcttatttaatttttttttcattttatttggatGTAATGTCGTGTATTCAtcttataatttttataattgcATTTCGTTCGGGTTTTTTATGCACTGACAAATACATATTCTCACGCTTGATTTTAGTGCACTGACCATTAGCTCGCATTTGCTGTTTATGTTAAAGTGCGTTAATTATGTTTATCTAACTTGGGTAGGGTCtgcattttgatatttatcTTAATCATGAACCAATGCGGGTTCCTGTGTAAGTTTGGCTATTTATGTGTGCTTTTCACCTACACAATTCATTCCTGTAAAAGACTCGATCAACTATgcaaatgttaaaatttaggaAAACAGTGGCCGATCACGATGTAAGTTTTACAAGTTCTGATATCTTTGTTTTTTTAGAGTTGCAATTTAAATACCAGTGTAAAGTTCATTTGAACTTTAAGGTAGTTAATTACATGCATCTAATGTTAGTAGCAATGTAACCTAacttaatttactttttcattatgactttgtttcatttatatacttgtatttgtttattgtaGCTTTTTACCATATATGCACACATACGTATACACACTAAACAGGGACACACACACGCTATTTAGGATCCGCGCCTATATGTGAACTGTTTGTGGCAAATAAAATGGAACTGGTTAATTCACTGTAATCCGTGTTGTGTTTTAATAAAAGTGACATGGAAGGCAGTACATTAGAACAAAAAGGacagaattaaaagaaatacgATGATAGGGAAAATATCTAAAGGTGATATCAATCTAGTTGATATTGAATCCAAAATAAAGTCATTAAAAGCAACATTGATAGAGAAGATATATTCCTCCAATGCCAGTTTAAACGATCTTTTTGAATAGTTTTTGTATTGAATGACATATTGATATCAActatatattgaaaacaaacgCTACCCCGTTTTGAATGACTTTGAACTAATTAGCAATTGTAACAAGTTCTATACTGAATTATTCATATCTTTCAATTCATGCAAAAGATGCCAGGACATCAATGATATGAAATTGTATGAAGTTCTCTGACAACCATTGTGGTGTAACAAAAAGATGCCAGGACATCAATGATATGAAATTGTATGAAGTTCTATGACAACCATTGTGGTGTACCAAACCTTTTCAATATAAAGGTCACTGTGTGTTTTTCGAGAATTGATTACAAAGTGGTTTAAGCTATGTAGTTGATATTGTTGATGAAAATGGTATAAATGGGGCACCCTTAATTAAGGCCCCTAGAGGGTCCAGCTCTGGCGAAGCCCCCAAAAGCTCAGGTCGTACTGTATTCTAtaaggcttgaaatatgtctcctatgtacgtcatttttactattttctgtaatttttgaAACGAAatataagttctcccaataaaagtaacaaTACATCAAAGCATAATTTCACTTATCTCTCAGAGAGTGGGAAAAAGGATTGCTTCTTATATCGctatttttttttgttataaaacaagagaccatgatttaccttgTATTTGAAAActagtactacatgtacagtgtacttcattttgaattaatgcatgaataactttaattttctttaactgaaaatggagagagagagagagagagagagagagagagagagagagagagagagagagagagatctgaCCTGTTCTCCATAACGGTTACTGTGAGGGAAATAGAGTCCTTAAGATTTTAGATTCAATAATGACTTTAATTATTAATTAGCAAAAGAGAGAGAATATTCATATTTGACTCCAGTACCCtgacttttttttattgatcaTAATAAAACACTAGtactaattgtaacggggaccgtcaCATATGTCCCCCAAAACGTCCCCATTACACTTTGTTTGATGGAGTTCTACTGAATCTTTCAATATACACAGTACTACTTTCATTTGGGTTCTTTGAGAGCTATATGTATGTtaattaaaacattatttaatcaatttacaatttatatatagatatcaaaaacacacacacacacacacacacacatagacacGCATACAGTACATCATTTGTTAATTAAATTAAGATGATGTACTGACGCCATAATGCTTAAGGTATCATACCGGTAATTGTCCAGtcaaaatgaaatcaattgtagtttcatatatttaaaGGAATACTTTTTttcttgcgcgatttttctcatttcctcttgttttcttctcttaatttttgtacccctggtTGGGaatttttgtgtaatttgtagaaataccCAAGTGTATACACAGGAACTATTTggtgttggtagctgaggctacttcctgaggtgcattccgtttgtttacacacatgtgaaaaacacgtggatttgagggtagtcttgtttgcgggatttcccccccccctccccccctcgAAGTTTGcgggatccccccccccccctcgaaaATGCGGCGtatagggtgttgtttttccgATGTCGGAAGACGAGACaggtaacatagaacatttccgactgcgttattcggcatcaattttgcaAACGGATTTTAatgattccccccccccccccccctctatagtaatatatagggaaaatattaaccggtgtgataccttgaaggaagttgtaaatttcacaatttcccattttctcagtcctttcccttttcatcagctcaaaatcagcactggatatcaaaacacGAGGTTTGAgaaacaaaacggtgttttaaaATAGGTCATTGAAAAAACATGACGCAACACACCATCGggaatttcaattacatctaaatacgtatgaacaacgtattttttgccttatacagctagaaaatcgttAATATTAGTATAAACACTCATCTACATAGCATACACCGGCGGTTTCAACACTTAACACACCCAAAAGacacgtatcaaaatttcaacaatacgcatattgcacaatacccccccccccctcctcctcctgCCGTGCGCAAAACgttagatggactttccttgaGATTCATTAGCATTATACATAACTCTGTGACTTCTTGGTTCAATGTCcctattgtaaattaacccaattcaATTCAGCGATATCGTATTTCTCCatagagtttagaaattttattttcttttcaattttatgTCCTAAAGAGGAATTCAGATAATTTATGGTAAATTTATGGTAAATGCtcgtcaaggtcactcatatgaacatcaaaatatcccccccccccccccccgaagaaTTCAAATTATTCGTTTCAAGGGTCCAGCACGCGAAGTAATATTtttaccgttttgagcattttgaacacttgtaattcaacgtcactatactAATTAGTGCCCTTGATCTTTggcctacatcttctttagaaccaaaatttaggaaatgttttagcttaaatgttttaatgaacAGTTAgatgtatgatttgtgtacacgttttaattttatttctttgttttaaccAGTATATAGTCTTCTTAGtgtgttacccctgctttgaagaaaggctaaatacgcacaacccctgacagattaggggggggggggggcattatctgaaacactaatcatctgtgagtatcaacttggtttaatctgtttagcgtaattaatgggctctgctaggataccaaattgacccgatgcagattccattatagtaccgaaaattgaatattttcataaaaccaaagatctcattcatatgaaacttgaaataattagcaatttaaatttttttaaataaatttattcagtattaataagtgattgaaatagcaaattcATTCTTCTTGTTAATGAAACCATTTTcccggaaatatcttgattttctacaaagttatttcaaactATGTACATgggggtatactattgatgaatgaaacgggcacctgttgtacaaatttgacatttttttaaggagatttagttgtcttcaaggtatcataccggtaattgtccaatcaaaatgaactcaATTATAGTTCCTTATATTTAAAGGAATATTATTTTCTTGcgagatttttctcatttcctcttgttcttttctcttaatttttgtgcCCCTggttaggaaattttgtgtaatttgaaGAAATacccaagtgtatacaaaggaactatttagtgttggtagctgaggctacttcctgaggtgcactccggctgtttacacacatgaaaaacacgtggatttgagggtagtcttgtttgcgggaattttttttcgaaaatgccgcgttgGGTGTTGTTTTTCCGGTGTCGGAAGACGAGACAATCATGTAACATAGAACATTTCTGACTgtgttattcggcatcaattttgcaaactgatttttaatgattttccccccTCTATAGTATAGTGAAaataccggtgtgataccttaacAGTATACCGAAAGTGAGAATGAGGACAATCAAGAGGTATAacagtttgaaaacaaatttattccatattagaacaccataaacatacatatacgtTTGCAAAGTAccaaaaaatcctttaaaatcacGTTCCTATCTTCATAAATTTTAAGAAAGTCTATCTTTTTAATCCAAAAAAACTAAGAATTCGATCCCTCCATGTTCTCCGCGGCCTCACCACACAGGAACCCGTGGTGCAGAGGAAACTACACTGTAAATGACTTGGTTTCGCGGGCATGGTCTCCTCTTCTTTGCTCTTGGTGGCATCCTGGGTATCTGGTGCAAGTTTAAAGGTTTCTATACTTGACAGAAACAGCTTTCGGGGAATAAACTGATGTATTTTTCCTGTTTCTAACGCAGTAAGCTCCCCAGGTTTGCCCAGTCCACGTTTGACTGGCTTGGTTTTCTGTTTTAGGTCTTGTGATTTAACAGGTGTCTTTAGACATTGGTTTTCCTGGCTCGCATCTGAAGTGcagttcacaatttttgtttcttCCATAACACTGTCGTCATCCTGATCTAGTTTCTGGACTGTTATATCTTGGCGAACTATTGCACATGCCTTTTCGATAATACTCAGgatatatactgcaacatcctctgtttttatatcaagttCTTCACCACTGATTTTAGGAACTGAATGTTTGATTTGTCCGCTCTCAATGGCTGTCTTGTCTTCTGAGTTTTCCTCCAGCATTACCTTTTTAGTCTCCATGCTTGTCTCAAAGACATTTCTCTTCCTTTCCTTCGGTTTATGTAACTGCATGAAATAGTCCTTATCAGCCCATGACGGCAGGAATGAAGACACATTTGCATTAACAGCTTTTAAAACTTCAATTCTGGAGATGGTGTCCTTAACCTGTTCATACGGTACAAAgtcatttttcaaatcattgtcAACTGCCATAGAGCGGAAAACATTACCAGAGATCATCTTCTTttgattttccatttgcattgtatcaCCTCCAAGCAAGCGCACAGTATGTTTATGTTTGGTCGCAAGGGTAAGTGTGTTACGTCGTACACATTATGACGTGATGTACATTGTGACGTATTAAATTGATGACGTTTAAGAAATCCGATATTCTCTGAAAGAAGAGCATATATTTTCACCCCTTTCTTGCCCTGTTTTTCGTTCACAAAGCACATACTTAGTGTtatatgtatttacagtaaATGATTAATGTCAACCATTCTAATTTTTCATTACACGAAGATGAATTCttgaaatatattaatgatCATTGggatataaaaagcactaaatACTACAGCAGCACCTCTTATCACATGAGCTTTCATCTCAAGTgaccttaaaaaaaacaaccgaGAGTTAAGGGTTTGTTCACAAACGCTCCATAGTTATTGATACATTTTCCTAAGATATAagtattcatatgaatatttaatttttcatacatgtaggacttgaaattttgttgtGAAGGGGGAAATTGGGTGTCCAGTGTAGGGTTCTCTCTAAAAACGTATTTCATTTACTGTCGGGTGAAAATAACCGaaacaaa
This genomic window from Ostrea edulis chromosome 4, xbOstEdul1.1, whole genome shotgun sequence contains:
- the LOC125672404 gene encoding uncharacterized protein LOC125672404 — its product is MRPLWRHYYKNSQALVFVFDSVDRERITEARELLYSIPTEDELNGVPVAIALNKRDLPDCMTREEMVEKLDLRKIQKQRPCEAFLTTVKPTAEVDSEFDKLLEWITKETAKRRKAFSPKNQKVDPFSYIWQPIMKVKNMMFN
- the LOC125668136 gene encoding uncharacterized protein LOC125668136, whose translation is MGNQTGKFRRQDRGRILILGLDAAGKSSILCYFKPGERINVEAVEVSAENVMMWIVGTRDRSRPLWKYIYPNIQALVLVVDSVDKEKIMEARDFLHSFLIVDDLNDVPMAIALNKRDFPDCMTREEMVEKLDLGKIQEQRPCETFLTTTKPTSDVDTENDKFLEWITRETGKSQNESPKNKKDKV